The following are encoded together in the Aphis gossypii isolate Hap1 unplaced genomic scaffold, ASM2018417v2 Contig00943, whole genome shotgun sequence genome:
- the LOC114130440 gene encoding uncharacterized protein LOC114130440: MHPTTKPRLELCGAVLLAELITDVKTEFERLDINIHEFDIFLWSDSIVVISWINSKQPLKSYVSKRVAQILDNSDSEQWYHVPTDCNPADLISRGVTVSNLQQ, from the coding sequence ATGCACCCAACCACCAAACCCCGTCTGGAGTTATGTGGAGCAGTATTACTGGCCGAGCTTATCACTGATGTTAAAACCGAATTCGAAAgacttgatataaatattcatgagTTTGACATTTTCTTGTGGTCTGACTCCATAGTTGTGATATCGTGGATCAACAGTAAGCAGCCATTAAAATCATATGTGTCAAAACGGGTAGCGCAAATTTTAGATAATTCCGACAGTGAGCAGTGGTACCACGTTCCCACCGACTGCAATCCAGCAGACTTAATCTCCCGTGGTGTAACAGTGTCAAATCTTCAACAATGA